A stretch of the Bdellovibrio sp. 22V genome encodes the following:
- the thpR gene encoding RNA 2',3'-cyclic phosphodiesterase yields MNKRLFFALNATDPLSETFLPTYKKLKINADRRDMTVKWVPPDNFHITLTFLGERPEEEIPAIMQALENVCTQFAPFDLKVDDVGAFSNEHDARVLWLGVQKKRRLAELKVLLDQTLIERQLLLQPDEREFSPHLTFARLRNPRSVKDMISPFKRKSFGKIHIDEVVLYESKLQGVFPVYTPILRCKLTGEEKTLEEEPSHLFY; encoded by the coding sequence ATGAATAAGAGACTCTTCTTCGCGCTCAATGCTACGGATCCTCTTTCCGAAACCTTTCTGCCGACCTACAAAAAACTGAAAATAAATGCCGATCGTCGCGATATGACGGTGAAATGGGTTCCGCCCGACAACTTTCATATCACTCTGACTTTTTTAGGCGAGCGCCCGGAAGAAGAAATTCCCGCTATCATGCAAGCTCTCGAAAATGTCTGCACACAGTTTGCCCCTTTTGATTTAAAAGTCGATGATGTTGGCGCTTTCTCGAATGAACACGATGCGCGCGTTCTCTGGTTGGGCGTACAAAAAAAACGTCGTCTTGCTGAACTCAAAGTTCTTTTGGATCAAACCTTGATTGAGCGGCAACTGCTTTTGCAACCGGATGAAAGAGAGTTCTCTCCGCACCTGACGTTTGCTCGCCTTCGCAATCCCCGCAGTGTGAAAGACATGATTTCACCCTTTAAGCGCAAAAGTTTCGGCAAGATTCATATTGATGAAGTGGTTTTGTACGAATCGAAACTACAAGGAGTATTTCCCGTTTACACACCGATCTTGCGATGTAAGCTCACGGGTGAAGAGAAGACTCTTGAAGAAGAGCCTTCTCACCTTTTTTACTAA
- a CDS encoding S8 family serine peptidase, which translates to MKRLALYVSSAIVALGVSAQANSKKQDLLIKLAPGFVEFQMDGTKVEKLSESWVRVQAPRHMNLQSLEKNPAVEYVQPNYKITLLEDYRIQDPLRRAALAKMLARNPQLRAAARQDNPAIPDAPQPTTGADPLFSKQWGMLDIGVIDGWKTTKGNSEMIVAVIDTGVDYTHEDLVPNLWRNQREIPDNGIDDDNNGYVDDSIGWDFVGNDNKPYDLAVDSLDGLFKGGNPGHGTHCAGNVAARGDNGKGIAGVAPNVKIMSLRFIGMTGGGTTADAIKAIRYAVDNGAKIMNNSWGSEGEEPGAPENQALRDAVQYAQDKGVLFVAAAGNGHKGVGYDNDTDKLPAYPASYDHDIIISVAALDSSDRLGSFSNWGARSVDIGAPGVKVFSTVVDQGYTDTVIDKFGFKATWDGTSMAAPHVAGAAALYWSAHPEKSWQDVKAAIIGSAKPINALKNKSVSGGKLDVKALMAF; encoded by the coding sequence ATGAAAAGATTGGCGCTGTACGTGAGTTCTGCCATCGTTGCATTGGGCGTTTCTGCTCAAGCTAACTCGAAAAAACAGGATTTGCTTATTAAACTAGCACCTGGCTTCGTGGAGTTCCAGATGGATGGAACTAAAGTCGAGAAACTGAGCGAATCATGGGTTCGTGTTCAAGCTCCTCGTCACATGAATTTGCAAAGTCTTGAGAAAAATCCTGCGGTTGAATACGTTCAGCCAAATTATAAAATCACTCTTCTTGAGGACTATAGAATTCAAGATCCTCTTCGTCGTGCCGCTCTAGCAAAGATGCTTGCAAGAAATCCTCAGCTTCGTGCGGCCGCTCGTCAGGATAATCCAGCGATCCCCGACGCTCCGCAGCCCACAACAGGGGCGGATCCTTTGTTCTCCAAACAGTGGGGCATGCTTGATATCGGCGTGATCGACGGTTGGAAGACGACAAAAGGAAATTCCGAGATGATCGTGGCTGTGATCGACACGGGTGTTGATTATACACACGAAGATCTGGTTCCGAACTTGTGGAGAAACCAGCGCGAAATCCCAGACAATGGTATCGATGACGACAACAATGGTTACGTTGACGACTCTATCGGTTGGGACTTTGTTGGTAACGACAACAAACCTTATGACTTGGCCGTCGACTCTTTGGATGGCTTGTTCAAAGGTGGCAATCCCGGTCACGGCACGCATTGCGCGGGTAACGTGGCGGCTCGTGGCGATAACGGAAAAGGCATCGCAGGTGTTGCACCAAATGTAAAAATCATGTCTTTGCGTTTCATCGGTATGACTGGCGGCGGAACAACAGCGGATGCGATCAAAGCGATTCGCTATGCGGTTGATAACGGCGCAAAAATCATGAACAACTCTTGGGGATCTGAAGGCGAAGAGCCTGGCGCTCCAGAAAACCAAGCTTTGCGTGATGCCGTTCAGTACGCGCAAGATAAAGGTGTTCTTTTCGTCGCTGCGGCCGGCAACGGTCACAAAGGTGTTGGTTACGACAACGACACGGACAAACTTCCTGCTTACCCGGCTTCTTACGACCACGACATCATTATCTCTGTGGCGGCTCTTGATTCCAGCGATCGCTTGGGCTCTTTCTCGAACTGGGGCGCACGCTCTGTCGATATCGGCGCACCGGGCGTGAAAGTGTTCTCAACTGTGGTCGATCAAGGCTACACGGACACAGTGATTGATAAGTTCGGCTTTAAAGCGACTTGGGATGGAACGTCTATGGCGGCTCCGCATGTGGCTGGTGCAGCAGCTCTTTACTGGTCTGCGCATCCGGAAAAATCATGGCAAGATGTCAAAGCAGCGATCATCGGTTCTGCAAAACCTATCAACGCTTTGAAAAATAAATCTGTGTCAGGCGGCAAATTGGACGTGAAAGCTTTGATGGCTTTCTAG
- a CDS encoding YceI family protein gives MRILLFSFLGLSVFSLNSYAEKFELDKAHTNVTFEAPHLMVSKVRGRFDKYDGTFDFDEQSMKLDNVVVTIRTDSLNTNEKDRDKHLRSPDFFDVAKYPEMKFVGKKTIYDDGKPDKVEGDLTIRGITKPVVLDVDYNGAVTDPWGNRVVSFDAETKVNRRDFGLNWNKALDKGGWVVGDDIKIEIEGEAKPAKAAGPAATPKKK, from the coding sequence ATGCGCATTCTACTTTTTTCATTTTTAGGCCTGTCTGTTTTCTCTCTTAATTCCTACGCGGAAAAATTTGAACTTGATAAAGCGCACACCAACGTCACCTTCGAGGCGCCACACTTGATGGTTTCGAAAGTTCGCGGGCGCTTTGACAAATATGACGGCACCTTCGACTTCGATGAACAATCCATGAAACTGGACAATGTCGTCGTGACGATTCGCACGGATTCTTTAAACACCAACGAAAAAGACCGCGACAAACACTTGCGCAGTCCGGATTTTTTTGACGTCGCCAAATACCCCGAAATGAAATTCGTCGGCAAAAAAACGATTTATGACGATGGCAAACCGGACAAAGTGGAAGGCGATCTGACCATTCGCGGAATCACCAAACCCGTCGTCTTGGATGTCGACTATAATGGCGCTGTCACCGACCCTTGGGGAAACCGTGTCGTTTCCTTCGATGCAGAGACAAAAGTAAATCGTCGTGATTTCGGTCTTAATTGGAACAAAGCGCTTGATAAGGGTGGCTGGGTAGTCGGCGACGACATCAAAATTGAAATCGAAGGTGAAGCGAAACCCGCTAAAGCCGCCGGCCCGGCAGCAACGCCAAAAAAGAAATAG
- a CDS encoding TMEM175 family protein, whose translation MTKGRLEAFSDGVLAIIITIMVLEVKAPHGGSLKDLLPLIPVFCSYILSFIYVGIYWNNHHNMFHAVQHVNGRVLWANLHLLFWLSLIPVVTAWMGEHVHESWPLAAYGVVLMACAIAYYILTKALMSMPGKNAEFVKNLGNDFKGKISVVMYAAAIALSFWAHWLSYVLYIAVAALWFIPDKRFER comes from the coding sequence ATGACTAAAGGAAGACTCGAAGCTTTCAGTGACGGTGTTTTGGCGATCATCATTACGATCATGGTGTTGGAAGTGAAAGCTCCGCACGGTGGAAGCTTGAAGGATCTTCTGCCGCTCATTCCGGTTTTTTGCAGTTATATTCTCAGTTTCATTTACGTCGGTATTTACTGGAACAATCATCACAACATGTTTCATGCGGTTCAACACGTGAACGGGCGGGTGTTATGGGCGAACTTGCATCTGCTTTTCTGGTTGTCTTTAATTCCAGTCGTAACGGCCTGGATGGGAGAACACGTACATGAATCGTGGCCGCTCGCTGCTTACGGCGTGGTTCTTATGGCCTGTGCGATTGCTTACTACATCCTCACCAAAGCCCTTATGAGCATGCCTGGTAAAAACGCGGAGTTCGTAAAAAACTTAGGCAACGACTTCAAAGGAAAAATTTCGGTCGTCATGTATGCTGCCGCTATTGCTCTCTCGTTCTGGGCCCATTGGCTTTCTTACGTTCTTTACATCGCTGTCGCAGCTCTCTGGTTCATTCCCGACAAACGCTTCGAACGCTAA
- the nuoF gene encoding NADH-quinone oxidoreductase subunit NuoF — MAEAKVLTEFYHLPEFQTLAGYKAKGGYETLPKALKMQPQQIIDEVKASGLRGRGGAGFPTGMKWGFLPKNGEPRYLLCNADEGEPGTFKDRMMMERAPHQLIEGMIISAFAIGSNKGYIYVRGEYVYPIECLNKAIKEAYAAGLLGKNILGSGFDFDLDVYRGAGAYICGEETGMISSLEGLKGQPKLKPPFPAVQGYLRKPTIVNNVETLAAVTYIIKDGAQAYRKHGTEKSAGTKLFSVSGNVMKPGNYEVPLGYPLMDLIMKECGGMKPGRRLKAIIPGGSSAPVLTAEEVAKANLDYESLAGLGTMLGSGAVIVMDDSQCMVDMLGVLTHFYAHESCGQCTPCREGTGWLNKILHSILEGRGRLQDIDLLIKVADNMKGKTICALSDAAALPVLSFVTKFRDEFEFYVREGRSKVKGTTYAEMHH, encoded by the coding sequence ATGGCTGAAGCAAAAGTACTTACCGAATTCTACCACTTGCCTGAGTTTCAAACTTTGGCCGGCTACAAAGCAAAAGGCGGTTACGAAACTTTGCCGAAGGCTTTGAAAATGCAACCTCAACAAATCATCGACGAGGTGAAGGCTTCCGGTCTTCGCGGTCGTGGGGGCGCAGGTTTCCCGACGGGTATGAAATGGGGTTTCCTTCCTAAAAACGGAGAGCCTCGTTATCTATTGTGTAACGCCGATGAAGGCGAGCCGGGAACATTTAAAGACCGTATGATGATGGAGCGTGCTCCACATCAATTGATCGAAGGTATGATTATCTCGGCTTTCGCGATTGGTTCTAATAAAGGTTATATCTACGTTCGTGGTGAATACGTTTACCCGATCGAATGCTTGAACAAAGCAATCAAAGAAGCGTATGCGGCGGGTCTTCTTGGCAAAAACATCTTGGGTTCTGGTTTCGACTTTGACCTTGATGTGTACCGTGGCGCCGGCGCTTATATCTGCGGTGAAGAAACAGGTATGATTTCTTCTTTGGAAGGTTTGAAAGGCCAACCAAAATTGAAGCCGCCGTTCCCCGCGGTTCAAGGTTACTTGCGTAAACCAACAATCGTAAACAACGTGGAAACTTTGGCAGCTGTGACTTACATCATTAAAGATGGCGCGCAGGCTTACCGCAAACATGGCACTGAGAAATCAGCAGGAACAAAATTGTTCTCTGTTTCCGGTAACGTGATGAAACCAGGCAACTACGAAGTTCCACTCGGTTATCCTTTGATGGATTTGATCATGAAAGAGTGTGGAGGCATGAAACCAGGCCGTCGCTTGAAAGCGATCATTCCTGGTGGATCTTCCGCGCCTGTTTTGACAGCGGAAGAAGTTGCCAAAGCCAATCTTGATTACGAATCATTGGCAGGTCTTGGAACGATGTTGGGTTCCGGTGCGGTGATCGTGATGGATGACTCTCAATGTATGGTTGATATGTTGGGTGTATTGACTCACTTCTACGCTCACGAATCTTGCGGTCAATGTACGCCTTGCCGTGAAGGTACAGGCTGGTTGAATAAGATTCTTCACTCGATCTTGGAAGGTCGCGGTCGTCTTCAGGACATCGATCTTTTGATCAAAGTGGCTGACAACATGAAAGGTAAAACAATCTGTGCCCTTTCAGATGCAGCAGCTCTTCCCGTATTGAGCTTTGTAACTAAGTTTAGAGATGAATTTGAATTCTACGTTCGTGAAGGACGCTCGAAAGTAAAAGGAACGACATATGCCGAAATGCACCATTAA
- a CDS encoding NADH-quinone oxidoreductase subunit I, with product MSVMQNNSEKAKWYLPGVLGGLWITMKHLLGNLLNRKKMMTLNYPEEKYEYSPRFKGNHVLTVKKDGSLRCTACMLCATNCPAECIKITAAEHNDPHVEKYPISYEIDILRCVFCGYCEEACPVDAIRLGPEWQTPAINGANFIYDINYLAYRPSLKGGIQTHVDDEERLKAGI from the coding sequence ATGAGCGTAATGCAAAATAACTCTGAAAAGGCGAAGTGGTATTTGCCGGGTGTTTTGGGTGGTCTGTGGATCACGATGAAGCACTTGTTGGGGAACCTCTTGAACCGCAAGAAAATGATGACTTTGAACTATCCGGAAGAGAAGTATGAATACTCTCCGCGCTTCAAAGGAAATCACGTTTTGACGGTGAAAAAAGACGGATCTCTTCGTTGCACGGCTTGTATGTTGTGCGCGACGAACTGTCCGGCTGAGTGTATCAAGATCACAGCGGCGGAGCACAACGATCCGCACGTTGAGAAGTACCCAATCAGCTATGAGATCGACATCCTTCGCTGCGTATTCTGCGGCTACTGTGAAGAAGCCTGCCCAGTGGATGCAATCCGTCTCGGACCTGAGTGGCAAACTCCTGCGATCAACGGCGCAAACTTTATCTACGACATCAATTATTTGGCTTACCGTCCTTCTTTGAAAGGCGGCATCCAAACTCACGTCGACGACGAAGAACGCCTCAAAGCCGGCATCTAA
- a CDS encoding 2Fe-2S iron-sulfur cluster-binding protein: MPKCTINGKEVEVKEGTSIIEAMQQSGDRIAHYCWHPGLSVAGVCRLCMVEIEGNPRVQIACNTMVTEGMKINNTSEKVRDAVKWGLDFHLINHPLDCPICDQAGECGLQDQYMEYGKYDPEMAEPKQKKHKVVDLGPTVVLDSERCILCSRCVRFTEEVSKTNELGIFNRGDRSEIGTHDGLELNNKYSLNTVDICPVGALTSKDFRFRQRVWYLKDAETVCNGCATGCSVKVYYNKEGFFRVKPVYNEKVNGHWMCDEGRDIYKFVNREHRLLKAQVRNASGWTEMTAGAAAKNANEVLKNASGDSLALVLTAQYTVEEFDAIVSTFVNEFKTKKVFFWINNKESFDNFDGLLLRGDKNPNTKGLLKVLEKHGITATWSDLSAGLANGSIKTIVVAGPENQAVFPDFAERVKELSKAQNLIWMQSGKNDALMSLTGNVWLIPMKSFVEKDGTFVNHAGLEQKFKKVTTVVSEALTLTEAALLLAGKNLAIPTTAQTFLPLNQREDQVALEARKKNEFVFRRGSL, encoded by the coding sequence ATGCCGAAATGCACCATTAATGGCAAAGAAGTCGAAGTAAAAGAAGGCACGTCGATCATCGAAGCCATGCAACAGTCTGGCGATCGTATCGCTCACTATTGCTGGCACCCAGGATTGTCTGTAGCCGGTGTATGCCGTCTTTGTATGGTGGAGATCGAAGGAAATCCACGTGTGCAAATCGCTTGTAACACAATGGTTACGGAAGGCATGAAGATCAACAACACGTCCGAAAAAGTTCGCGATGCTGTGAAGTGGGGACTTGATTTCCACTTGATCAACCATCCTTTGGATTGCCCGATCTGTGACCAAGCCGGTGAGTGCGGTCTTCAAGACCAATACATGGAGTACGGCAAGTACGATCCAGAAATGGCAGAGCCAAAACAAAAGAAACACAAGGTTGTGGACTTGGGCCCGACAGTGGTTTTGGACTCTGAAAGATGTATCTTGTGCTCTCGTTGCGTTCGTTTCACAGAAGAAGTTTCTAAGACCAATGAGTTGGGGATCTTCAACCGTGGTGACCGTTCTGAAATCGGAACTCACGATGGTTTGGAATTGAACAACAAGTATTCATTGAACACAGTGGATATCTGTCCTGTAGGAGCTTTGACTTCCAAAGACTTCCGTTTCCGCCAGCGCGTTTGGTATCTAAAAGATGCTGAAACTGTTTGTAACGGCTGTGCAACGGGTTGTTCTGTTAAAGTTTACTACAATAAGGAAGGTTTCTTCCGCGTGAAGCCGGTTTACAACGAAAAAGTAAACGGCCACTGGATGTGCGATGAAGGTCGTGACATCTATAAATTCGTAAACCGTGAACATCGTTTGTTGAAAGCACAAGTTCGCAATGCTTCGGGCTGGACAGAAATGACGGCGGGTGCTGCGGCGAAGAACGCAAATGAAGTATTGAAAAATGCTTCCGGCGATTCTTTGGCTCTTGTTTTGACAGCGCAATACACTGTGGAAGAATTCGATGCGATTGTTTCAACATTCGTGAACGAATTCAAAACGAAAAAAGTATTCTTCTGGATCAATAACAAAGAATCTTTCGACAACTTTGACGGCCTTCTTCTTCGCGGTGATAAAAACCCGAATACAAAAGGTCTTCTTAAGGTTCTTGAAAAGCACGGTATCACAGCGACTTGGTCTGACTTGTCAGCGGGTCTGGCCAACGGCTCTATCAAAACGATCGTCGTTGCCGGTCCGGAAAACCAAGCGGTGTTCCCTGACTTTGCAGAGCGCGTGAAAGAACTTTCGAAAGCGCAAAACTTGATCTGGATGCAATCCGGTAAGAACGACGCTTTGATGTCTTTGACGGGCAACGTTTGGTTGATCCCGATGAAATCTTTCGTAGAAAAAGACGGAACTTTCGTTAACCATGCAGGTCTTGAACAGAAATTCAAAAAAGTAACGACAGTAGTTTCCGAAGCTTTGACTTTGACGGAAGCGGCTTTGTTGTTGGCTGGTAAAAACTTGGCGATCCCGACAACGGCGCAAACGTTCTTGCCATTGAATCAACGTGAAGACCAAGTTGCGTTGGAAGCTCGTAAAAAGAACGAGTTTGTATTTAGAAGAGGTAGCTTATGA
- a CDS encoding NADH-quinone oxidoreductase subunit B: MSRSFAFTSRLDALVAWGQKNSLWPMPYGTACCGIEFMSVMGPKYDLARFGAEVARFSPRQADLLVVAGTITEKMAPVITRIYQQMLEPKYVISMGACASSGGFYRAYHVLQGVDKVIPVDVYIPGCPPTPEAVMDGIMALQRMIATRQPRPWKDNWKNPYEQA, encoded by the coding sequence ATGTCGCGAAGCTTTGCCTTCACATCAAGGCTCGATGCTTTGGTGGCGTGGGGGCAAAAAAATTCTTTGTGGCCAATGCCTTATGGTACTGCTTGTTGCGGTATCGAGTTTATGTCCGTGATGGGACCGAAGTATGACCTCGCACGTTTCGGTGCGGAGGTAGCGCGCTTCTCTCCTCGTCAAGCGGACTTGTTGGTTGTTGCAGGTACGATCACTGAAAAGATGGCGCCTGTTATCACTCGTATCTACCAACAAATGCTCGAGCCAAAATATGTGATCTCTATGGGTGCATGCGCAAGCTCTGGCGGTTTCTATCGCGCTTATCACGTTCTTCAAGGCGTTGATAAAGTCATCCCTGTCGACGTTTACATTCCTGGTTGCCCTCCAACGCCCGAAGCGGTGATGGACGGTATCATGGCTTTGCAGCGTATGATTGCAACTCGTCAACCACGCCCTTGGAAAGACAACTGGAAAAATCCTTATGAACAAGCTTGA
- a CDS encoding NAD(P)H-dependent oxidoreductase subunit E — protein MFKLSEQGLAEVKKELNRYEAKDSAIIPSLYIAQKENNGFITPDIIRHLSQVMDIPEARINEVFKFYTMFNQKPVGKYHVQVCTNISCALEGGREMAKHICHELGVKFDEVTSDGRFTVSKVECLGSCGTAPMMQVNDTYHEKLTPETAMNLLRGMK, from the coding sequence ATGTTTAAACTTTCAGAACAAGGCTTGGCCGAAGTTAAAAAAGAATTGAATCGTTACGAGGCGAAAGACTCTGCGATCATTCCAAGCCTTTATATTGCGCAAAAAGAAAACAACGGGTTCATCACTCCGGATATCATCCGTCACTTGTCTCAAGTGATGGATATTCCTGAAGCGCGTATCAACGAAGTTTTCAAATTCTATACAATGTTCAACCAAAAACCTGTGGGTAAATACCACGTGCAAGTGTGCACGAATATTTCCTGCGCGTTGGAAGGTGGACGTGAAATGGCGAAACACATCTGTCATGAGTTAGGCGTGAAGTTCGACGAAGTGACTTCGGATGGTCGTTTCACTGTTTCTAAGGTGGAGTGCTTGGGTTCATGCGGAACCGCTCCGATGATGCAAGTGAACGACACTTATCACGAGAAGCTGACTCCTGAGACAGCAATGAATTTGTTGCGAGGTATGAAATAA
- the nuoD gene encoding NADH dehydrogenase (quinone) subunit D has product MNKLENLKQSLSGKFNIGNYKFTHAVGDDVLEVPKEDVPAVLKHFRESGTFDFLMDVCGVDYPSREKRFDVVYHLFSSKDASRLRLKAQVGENESIGTALPAWKGADWFEREAYDMFGIKFEGHPNLRKILTHHQFVGHPLRKDYDANLQQPCTTSLPIHFNNEPGSPGDVLNDKYVPLNIGPAHTAMHGTLRVMAEMDGETIVRCNNEIGYLHRCFEKMAETHPYNQVIPYTDRLNYCSAPMNNIGYCKAVERLLGVEIPPKAQAMRVILAELSRIIDHTIAIGTGAMDLGALTSFFYMFGLREQVYGLFEKLCGARLTVSMTRVGGMAQDAPEGWFDEVLALCKEIRKGTDEMASMVVDNKIFIQRTRGICPVSAQDAIQWGYTGPLLRASGVSLDLRKAKPYYGYDALDFDVPVGTSGDIYDRYLVRFEEMRQSVRIIEQVCKNVPGGDYTIRDKGIVLPEKKDVYGNIEGLMNHFMLIIKGLRPPVGEVYDATEAANGELGFYLVSDGSANPYRLKVRPPCFAIYQSYPEVVKGAMLADAIATIASMNLIAGELDR; this is encoded by the coding sequence ATGAACAAGCTTGAGAATCTAAAACAAAGCCTTAGCGGCAAGTTTAACATCGGCAATTACAAATTCACTCACGCCGTGGGTGATGACGTTCTTGAAGTTCCTAAAGAAGACGTTCCTGCTGTACTGAAGCATTTCCGTGAAAGCGGCACGTTTGATTTCTTGATGGACGTTTGTGGTGTGGACTATCCAAGCCGCGAAAAACGTTTCGATGTTGTGTATCACCTTTTCTCTTCGAAAGATGCGTCTCGTTTGCGTTTGAAAGCGCAAGTGGGCGAAAACGAATCTATCGGTACGGCTCTTCCTGCGTGGAAAGGTGCTGACTGGTTTGAGCGTGAAGCTTACGACATGTTCGGTATCAAATTCGAAGGCCATCCAAATCTGCGCAAGATTTTGACTCACCACCAATTCGTGGGTCATCCATTGCGTAAAGACTACGATGCGAACTTGCAACAGCCGTGCACGACGTCTTTGCCAATTCACTTCAATAACGAACCGGGCTCTCCTGGTGACGTGCTGAATGATAAATACGTTCCATTGAACATCGGTCCTGCGCATACAGCGATGCACGGAACTCTTCGTGTGATGGCGGAGATGGACGGCGAGACGATCGTTCGTTGTAACAATGAAATCGGATATCTTCACCGCTGTTTCGAGAAAATGGCAGAGACGCATCCGTACAACCAAGTTATTCCTTACACTGACCGTTTGAACTATTGCTCGGCGCCAATGAACAACATTGGTTACTGTAAAGCGGTAGAGCGTTTGTTGGGCGTTGAAATCCCACCAAAAGCGCAAGCGATGCGTGTGATCTTGGCAGAGCTTTCTCGTATCATCGACCACACGATTGCTATCGGTACGGGTGCGATGGACTTAGGGGCTTTGACTTCTTTCTTCTACATGTTCGGTCTCCGTGAACAAGTTTACGGTTTGTTCGAAAAACTTTGCGGTGCTCGTTTGACTGTATCTATGACTCGCGTCGGTGGTATGGCTCAAGATGCGCCTGAAGGTTGGTTCGACGAAGTTCTGGCTCTTTGCAAAGAAATCCGCAAAGGCACAGATGAAATGGCCAGCATGGTTGTCGACAATAAAATCTTCATCCAACGTACAAGAGGTATCTGCCCTGTTTCCGCACAAGATGCGATTCAATGGGGTTACACAGGTCCTTTGCTCCGCGCTTCTGGCGTGAGCTTGGATTTGCGTAAAGCGAAACCTTATTACGGTTACGACGCTCTTGATTTCGACGTTCCAGTAGGAACTTCCGGCGATATCTACGATCGTTACTTGGTTCGTTTCGAAGAAATGCGCCAATCCGTTCGTATCATCGAGCAAGTTTGTAAGAACGTTCCTGGCGGTGATTACACAATCCGCGACAAAGGCATCGTTCTTCCAGAGAAAAAAGACGTTTACGGAAACATCGAAGGTTTGATGAATCACTTCATGTTGATCATCAAAGGTCTTCGTCCTCCAGTGGGCGAAGTTTATGATGCAACAGAAGCCGCTAACGGTGAGTTGGGCTTCTACCTTGTATCCGATGGTTCTGCGAATCCATATCGTTTGAAAGTTCGCCCACCTTGCTTCGCGATTTACCAGTCTTATCCAGAAGTGGTGAAGGGCGCGATGCTTGCGGACGCGATTGCGACGATTGCATCTATGAATCTTATCGCTGGCGAGCTAGATCGTTAA
- a CDS encoding TerC family protein, with protein MTQTLLFPFADYWWFYLGFILFVIGMLALDLGVFHKHSHTVSFKEATLWSIVWISIAMLFNLGLYYYTLHKFSDIGVAREVALQFLTGYVIEKSLSIDNIFVFVVVFGFFAVPAKYQHRVLFFGIIGALVFRAIFIALGSLLMQYQAVVIIFGAFLIITGIKMMFSPDKEIDPSQNWIIRQLKKYIPVSHKMDADHFFTIENGVKMATPLFVALVFLEFTDIIFAVDSVPAIFAITDEPLLVFTSNIFAILGLRSLYFLLAGVVDKFHLLKYGLAAVLIFVGLKMVWLNKLFDGHFPIGLSLGIIAFFIGGSIVASLLIKPKKA; from the coding sequence GTGACACAGACTTTGCTTTTCCCTTTTGCCGACTATTGGTGGTTTTATCTCGGCTTTATCTTATTCGTTATCGGTATGCTCGCTCTGGATTTGGGCGTATTTCATAAACACTCACATACGGTCAGCTTTAAAGAAGCCACGCTTTGGTCCATCGTTTGGATCAGCATCGCCATGCTCTTTAACCTGGGGCTTTATTACTATACTCTCCATAAGTTTTCCGACATCGGTGTCGCGCGGGAAGTCGCCCTGCAATTCCTCACCGGTTATGTCATTGAGAAGTCCCTCTCCATAGATAATATCTTTGTTTTCGTTGTTGTCTTTGGCTTCTTCGCGGTTCCTGCCAAGTATCAACATCGTGTGCTTTTCTTCGGGATTATTGGCGCGTTGGTCTTCCGTGCGATCTTTATCGCTCTGGGATCTCTGCTTATGCAATACCAGGCCGTCGTCATTATTTTCGGTGCTTTCTTGATTATTACCGGTATCAAGATGATGTTTTCGCCTGACAAAGAGATTGATCCTTCACAAAACTGGATCATTCGTCAGTTGAAGAAATACATCCCTGTATCACACAAAATGGACGCTGATCATTTCTTTACTATCGAGAACGGCGTGAAGATGGCGACACCTCTCTTTGTCGCGTTGGTGTTCCTGGAATTTACGGACATTATTTTCGCCGTGGACTCCGTGCCTGCGATTTTCGCGATCACTGACGAACCTCTTCTGGTATTTACATCGAACATCTTCGCGATCCTCGGTCTGCGCTCTCTTTATTTCCTTCTCGCAGGCGTCGTCGATAAGTTCCACTTGTTGAAGTACGGCCTTGCCGCTGTCTTGATTTTCGTGGGCTTAAAGATGGTGTGGCTGAACAAGCTTTTTGACGGTCACTTCCCGATCGGCCTCTCTTTGGGCATCATCGCCTTCTTTATCGGCGGTTCGATTGTCGCTTCTTTGTTAATTAAACCAAAGAAAGCATGA